The following proteins come from a genomic window of Nostoc sp. ATCC 53789:
- a CDS encoding RpoD/SigA family RNA polymerase sigma factor produces the protein MYQTKQQSLKETMNIVELGKMEILENAADIEEPSLDSLDAVADEEPPIVVENLESDERDGDDMAAARPSGYNKTEHDDAVGAFFKEMARYPLLKADEEVELARRVRFLEEIRELQAALNLKLGQEPTKLEVASELEMTEKQLESRLYQGRVAKRKMIRSNLRLVVSIAKRYLNRGVPFLDLIQEGAMGLNRATEKFDPDKGYKFSTYAYWWIRQAITRAIANDARTIRLPIHIVEKLNKLKKAQRELKQKLCRNPTEGEMAEALEISVQQLRQLQQLRRQALSLNHRVGKEEDTELMDLLEDEDNLSPEAKMNENMMRQEIWEVLGDVLTPREKDVISLRYGLTTSEPCTLEEVGNMFNLSRERVRQIQSKAMRKLRRPHIAKRLKGWLI, from the coding sequence ATGTACCAAACAAAACAACAATCCCTAAAGGAAACTATGAACATTGTTGAATTGGGAAAAATGGAAATACTGGAGAATGCTGCTGATATTGAAGAACCATCACTCGATAGTTTAGATGCAGTGGCAGATGAAGAGCCTCCGATTGTAGTAGAAAATCTGGAATCAGATGAACGCGATGGAGATGACATGGCGGCGGCCCGCCCTTCGGGATACAATAAAACCGAGCATGATGATGCCGTCGGCGCGTTTTTTAAAGAGATGGCGCGTTATCCGCTTTTAAAAGCTGATGAAGAAGTAGAGTTAGCGCGACGAGTTAGATTTCTAGAGGAAATTAGGGAATTACAAGCTGCTTTAAACTTAAAACTAGGACAGGAACCTACCAAACTAGAAGTAGCTTCCGAGCTAGAAATGACCGAAAAGCAACTAGAAAGTCGCTTGTATCAAGGTAGAGTAGCGAAACGCAAAATGATTCGCTCCAACTTGAGGTTAGTAGTTTCTATTGCCAAACGATATCTAAATCGGGGAGTGCCTTTTCTGGATTTAATTCAGGAAGGAGCAATGGGTTTAAATCGCGCTACAGAAAAGTTTGATCCAGATAAAGGATATAAGTTTTCTACTTATGCCTATTGGTGGATTAGACAAGCGATTACCAGAGCTATAGCTAACGATGCGCGGACAATCCGGCTACCTATTCATATTGTTGAAAAGCTTAACAAACTGAAAAAAGCTCAACGGGAACTAAAGCAAAAACTCTGTCGAAATCCTACCGAAGGTGAAATGGCAGAAGCTTTGGAAATTAGTGTGCAACAACTACGCCAACTACAACAGCTACGCCGTCAAGCACTTTCTCTCAACCACCGTGTAGGTAAAGAAGAAGACACGGAATTGATGGATTTGCTAGAAGATGAAGATAACCTGTCTCCAGAAGCAAAAATGAATGAAAACATGATGCGTCAGGAGATTTGGGAAGTGTTGGGTGATGTGTTAACTCCACGAGAAAAAGATGTGATTTCTCTGCGTTATGGTTTGACAACCAGCGAACCCTGTACCTTAGAAGAAGTTGGCAATATGTTCAATCTTTCCCGTGAGCGAGTGCGCCAAATTCAAAGCAAAGCGATGCGGAAATTACGCCGTCCCCACATAGCTAAACGCTTAAAAGGTTGGTTAATTTAG
- the priA gene encoding primosomal protein N', whose product MYINDIKLSPLVVAEPSESYQSGTTLNRWVEVLVDCPGSTGLFTYRLPAQLEIKPGDILSVPFGAQQLGAIAIRLLAQPNIDLAPEKIREVEDIVSVGFFPSAYWELLNRVAAYYYTPLIQVIRVALPPGLLGRSQRRIRLVRGGGAGGRGQGAGGSSYLLASSDPLAFLTPTARQVWELLQGQPAGDYSFAYLQQKVKSAYRGIRELLRFGLVESYLEPPRLTRPKLQKAVILTGTIDSDLTTRQREILEVLRRHNGELWQNELLLICNASSSILKTLTQKGYIVIEEREVLRTEQGPVLAGDGAKSLTAAQASALQTIQTLDGFAEVLLHGVTGSGKTEVYLQAIAPLIKQGKSALVLVPEIGLTPQLTDRFRARFGNKVSVYHSALSDGERYDTWRQMLTGEPQVVIGTRSAVFAPLPNLGLIILDEEHDSSFKQDSPIPTYHARTVAKWRAELENCPLLLGSATPSLETWVSVGGKHGSRGAGEQGSRGAGGEFVTPHSSLSTQHGLNAPLPLTSLSTHYLSLPERINSRPLPPVEIVDMRQELQQGNRSIFSRSLQEALQQLQEKKQQGILFIHRRGHSTFVSCRSCGYVLECPHCDVSLAYHHTEEKAPELLRCHYCNYARSHPKYCPDCSSPYLKFFGSGTQRVTQELARQFPELRLIRFDSDTTRNKGSHRTLLTQFANGEADLLVGTQMLTKGLDLPQVTLVGVVAADGLLNLSDYRASERAFQTLTQVAGRAGRGDDPGRVIVQTYTTEHQVIAAVRSHDYHSFSQAELEQRQALNYPPYGRLILLRLSSLDPIQVQNTAQIIATALSTEEEFEILGPAPASILRVANRYRWQILIKFAPDALPQLPDWEEVRSLCPSSVSLTIDVDPLNIM is encoded by the coding sequence ATGTATATTAATGACATAAAATTATCTCCTTTAGTAGTGGCTGAACCTAGCGAATCGTACCAATCAGGTACAACTCTTAATAGATGGGTTGAAGTACTGGTAGACTGTCCAGGAAGTACAGGATTATTTACTTATCGATTGCCAGCCCAGTTAGAAATAAAACCAGGGGATATTTTGAGCGTGCCATTTGGGGCACAACAATTAGGAGCGATCGCAATTCGGTTACTGGCACAACCAAATATCGATTTAGCACCAGAAAAAATCCGGGAAGTAGAAGATATAGTCAGCGTTGGATTTTTCCCAAGTGCTTATTGGGAATTACTCAATCGAGTTGCCGCATATTACTATACGCCCCTGATTCAAGTAATCCGGGTTGCTCTACCACCAGGGTTGCTGGGGCGATCGCAGCGCCGTATCCGCCTTGTTAGAGGAGGGGGAGCAGGGGGCAGGGGGCAAGGGGCAGGGGGAAGTAGTTATTTGCTAGCATCTTCCGATCCTTTAGCTTTTTTGACTCCTACTGCGCGGCAAGTTTGGGAACTTTTGCAAGGGCAGCCTGCGGGGGATTATAGTTTCGCCTACCTTCAACAAAAAGTCAAATCTGCCTATCGGGGAATTCGGGAGTTGCTGCGATTCGGTTTAGTAGAAAGCTATTTAGAACCGCCACGGCTGACTCGACCAAAGCTACAAAAAGCGGTCATACTCACAGGTACAATTGATAGCGACTTAACTACCCGCCAGCGAGAGATTTTGGAAGTGCTGCGGCGGCATAATGGGGAGTTGTGGCAAAATGAATTACTGCTAATTTGCAATGCTAGTTCTTCTATCCTCAAAACGTTGACACAAAAGGGTTACATCGTTATTGAAGAACGGGAAGTATTGCGAACTGAACAGGGCCCAGTATTAGCAGGTGATGGGGCTAAATCTTTAACTGCTGCCCAAGCTAGCGCTTTGCAAACAATCCAGACACTCGATGGATTTGCTGAAGTTTTATTGCATGGGGTGACGGGTTCGGGAAAAACCGAAGTATATTTGCAAGCGATCGCACCTCTCATCAAGCAAGGCAAATCTGCCCTTGTCTTAGTACCAGAAATTGGACTTACACCCCAGCTAACCGATCGTTTTCGTGCCCGTTTTGGCAATAAAGTCAGCGTTTATCACAGCGCTCTCTCCGACGGTGAACGTTACGACACTTGGCGGCAAATGCTCACCGGAGAACCCCAAGTTGTCATTGGTACGCGCAGCGCAGTTTTCGCGCCTTTGCCCAACTTGGGTTTAATTATTTTAGATGAAGAACACGACAGCAGCTTTAAGCAAGACTCACCCATACCTACTTACCATGCCCGTACTGTAGCCAAATGGCGAGCCGAATTAGAAAATTGCCCTTTATTGTTAGGTTCTGCTACACCTTCGTTGGAAACTTGGGTAAGCGTGGGGGGGAAGCATGGGAGCAGAGGAGCAGGGGAGCAGGGGAGCAGGGGAGCAGGGGGAGAATTCGTAACTCCTCACTCCTCACTCAGCACTCAGCACGGGCTAAACGCCCCGCTACCGCTAACATCACTCAGCACTCATTATTTAAGTTTGCCCGAACGCATCAATTCTCGCCCTTTGCCGCCTGTGGAAATAGTCGATATGCGGCAAGAGTTGCAGCAGGGAAATCGTTCTATATTTAGTAGATCGCTGCAAGAAGCTTTGCAACAGTTGCAAGAGAAAAAACAACAGGGAATTTTATTTATCCATCGTCGGGGACACAGTACTTTTGTCTCATGCCGCAGTTGTGGATATGTGTTGGAATGTCCGCATTGTGATGTGTCACTGGCGTACCACCACACCGAAGAAAAAGCGCCGGAATTATTGCGCTGTCATTATTGTAATTATGCGCGATCGCATCCCAAATACTGCCCCGATTGTAGTTCCCCTTACCTGAAATTTTTCGGTAGCGGTACTCAGCGAGTAACGCAGGAATTAGCGCGACAGTTCCCAGAGTTACGCTTGATTCGTTTTGATAGCGATACCACCCGTAACAAAGGCTCACACCGGACTTTACTCACCCAATTTGCCAACGGCGAAGCGGATTTATTAGTTGGTACGCAAATGCTTACCAAAGGTTTGGATTTACCACAGGTGACACTTGTGGGCGTTGTCGCCGCCGATGGATTGCTAAATTTATCAGATTATCGTGCCAGTGAACGGGCATTTCAAACCTTAACTCAAGTCGCTGGACGTGCTGGTAGAGGAGACGATCCGGGCAGGGTGATTGTACAAACTTACACCACAGAGCATCAGGTAATTGCAGCAGTGCGATCGCACGATTATCACTCTTTCTCCCAAGCTGAACTAGAACAACGCCAAGCCCTCAATTATCCCCCTTATGGGCGGTTAATTTTGTTGCGCTTAAGTAGTCTCGATCCTATTCAAGTGCAAAATACCGCGCAAATTATTGCTACAGCCTTGAGTACAGAAGAAGAATTCGAGATATTAGGCCCAGCACCAGCGAGTATTTTACGAGTAGCTAATCGTTATCGCTGGCAGATATTGATTAAATTTGCTCCCGATGCATTACCACAATTGCCAGATTGGGAAGAAGTGCGATCGCTTTGTCCTTCGTCTGTTAGTTTGACAATTGATGTAGACCCATTAAATATTATGTGA
- the petB gene encoding cytochrome b6, with amino-acid sequence MANVYDWFEERLEIQALAEDVTSKYVPPHVNIFYCLGGITLVCFLIQFATGFAMTFYYRPTVTEAFSSVEYIMNEVNFGWLIRSIHRWSASMMVLMMILHVFRVYLTGGFKKPRELTWVSGVILAVITVSFGVTGYSLPWDQVGYWAVKIVSGVPEAIPVVGVLISDLLRGGSSVGQATLTRYYSAHTFVLPWLIAVFMLFHFLMIRKQGISGPL; translated from the coding sequence ATGGCCAACGTTTACGACTGGTTTGAGGAACGCCTGGAGATTCAGGCACTCGCTGAAGACGTTACTAGTAAGTACGTCCCTCCCCACGTCAACATCTTCTACTGCTTGGGTGGTATTACCCTGGTTTGCTTTCTCATCCAGTTTGCCACTGGATTTGCCATGACGTTCTACTACAGGCCAACAGTCACTGAAGCGTTCTCCTCAGTGGAGTACATCATGAATGAAGTAAACTTCGGTTGGCTAATTCGCTCCATCCATCGCTGGTCTGCCAGCATGATGGTGTTAATGATGATTTTGCACGTCTTCCGGGTTTATCTCACAGGTGGTTTTAAAAAGCCCCGCGAACTAACTTGGGTCAGTGGTGTGATCCTAGCTGTAATTACAGTTTCCTTTGGAGTCACCGGCTATTCCCTACCTTGGGATCAAGTTGGCTACTGGGCTGTAAAAATCGTTAGTGGCGTACCAGAAGCAATTCCTGTAGTTGGCGTTCTGATCTCCGACCTGCTGCGCGGCGGTTCAAGTGTTGGTCAAGCAACACTAACTCGTTACTACAGCGCACACACTTTTGTGCTGCCTTGGTTGATTGCAGTCTTCATGCTGTTTCACTTCTTGATGATCCGCAAGCAAGGCATTTCCGGGCCTTTGTAA
- the ctpA gene encoding carboxyl-terminal processing protease CtpA, which produces MGFMNKQVFRVGFSLLMAFWLAFGTLTQPAVALTGEQKLVSEVWRIVNRTYLDETFNHQNWAAVRQKVLEKPLTDANASYAAIGKMLKSLDDPFTRFLDPEQYRSLKVNTSGELTGVGLQIVLNPETGKLEVVAPIAGSPADKAGIRPRDRILKIEGVPTKNLTLDEAATKMRGPSGSLVTLLIERDGEPETEIRLTRDRIALNPVVSELRVSTEGTSIGYLRLTQFNANASTELAHAISSLEKKGAAAYILDLRNNPGGLLQSGIEIARQWLDSGTIVYTVNRQGIQGSFEAFGPALTTDPLVILVNQGTASASEILAGALQDNGRAQLVGETTFGKGLIQSLFELSDGSGLAVTIAKYETPQHRDINKLGIKPDKVISQDPINREQIGTEADLQYQAAVEILKKDLVVAGKV; this is translated from the coding sequence ATGGGGTTCATGAACAAACAAGTCTTTCGGGTTGGATTTTCGTTGTTAATGGCGTTTTGGTTGGCGTTTGGTACGCTTACCCAGCCTGCGGTGGCTTTAACGGGAGAACAAAAGCTGGTTTCCGAAGTATGGCGAATTGTTAATCGCACTTATCTAGATGAGACTTTTAATCATCAGAACTGGGCGGCTGTGCGGCAAAAGGTTCTAGAGAAGCCGCTTACAGACGCAAATGCCAGTTATGCGGCCATTGGGAAGATGCTCAAGAGCCTTGATGACCCTTTTACCCGCTTTTTAGACCCGGAACAGTACCGCAGCTTAAAGGTCAATACCTCTGGGGAACTGACTGGGGTAGGATTGCAAATTGTCCTGAATCCTGAGACTGGGAAGTTGGAAGTAGTGGCTCCTATAGCAGGTTCACCAGCAGATAAAGCGGGGATTAGACCACGCGATCGCATTCTTAAAATTGAAGGCGTGCCCACAAAAAATCTTACCCTAGATGAAGCTGCAACTAAAATGCGCGGGCCAAGTGGCAGCCTTGTTACTCTCCTCATTGAGCGAGATGGAGAGCCAGAAACGGAAATTAGACTAACGCGCGATCGCATTGCTCTTAATCCTGTGGTTTCAGAATTGCGTGTTTCCACGGAAGGTACATCTATTGGCTACCTACGTCTCACTCAATTCAATGCCAACGCCTCAACGGAATTGGCACACGCTATTTCTAGTCTAGAAAAAAAAGGCGCTGCTGCCTACATTCTAGATTTACGAAATAATCCTGGGGGATTATTGCAATCAGGAATTGAAATTGCCCGTCAGTGGTTAGATTCTGGTACTATTGTTTACACTGTGAATAGACAAGGCATTCAGGGTAGTTTTGAAGCCTTTGGCCCAGCCTTGACGACCGATCCTCTGGTGATTTTGGTGAATCAAGGAACTGCCAGTGCTAGCGAAATTCTCGCTGGCGCACTCCAAGATAACGGTCGTGCCCAGTTGGTAGGCGAAACCACCTTTGGTAAGGGTCTAATTCAATCTTTATTTGAATTATCAGATGGTTCGGGGTTGGCAGTCACAATTGCTAAGTATGAAACTCCTCAACACCGGGATATTAACAAACTAGGTATTAAGCCAGATAAAGTAATTTCCCAAGATCCAATTAACCGCGAACAGATTGGTACTGAAGCGGATCTGCAATATCAAGCAGCAGTGGAAATTTTGAAGAAAGACTTGGTTGTGGCAGGAAAGGTGTAA
- a CDS encoding anti-sigma regulatory factor, translating to MFTIVQQDHLKVKSELSLLNQVQEWFEQFCLQHLSQLGWSKTQLDRLNLALAEGFTNAVRHAHHALPPETTIEINVDLWIDRLEIRIWDYGKPFNPDAIAEPAPGTLQVGGYGWFLLRRLADRVVYERGADGRNCLLIVKYSVEAQ from the coding sequence ATGTTTACTATAGTGCAGCAAGACCATCTGAAGGTTAAGAGCGAACTCAGCCTCCTAAACCAGGTGCAAGAATGGTTCGAGCAATTTTGTCTGCAACATCTGTCTCAACTTGGCTGGTCAAAAACCCAACTCGATCGCCTCAATTTAGCATTAGCAGAAGGTTTTACCAACGCTGTTCGTCACGCTCATCATGCTTTACCCCCAGAAACAACCATTGAAATTAACGTTGATCTGTGGATCGATCGACTAGAGATTAGAATTTGGGATTATGGAAAACCTTTTAATCCTGATGCGATCGCAGAGCCAGCGCCAGGTACTCTACAAGTAGGCGGGTATGGATGGTTCCTGCTCCGGCGGTTGGCAGACCGTGTTGTATACGAACGTGGTGCAGATGGTAGAAATTGCCTTCTCATCGTCAAATACTCTGTAGAAGCACAATAA
- a CDS encoding GNAT family N-acetyltransferase yields MTSCSNLILRFAEPTDYSVLFQLIQGLAEYEKLSHAVTGDALALKEHLFGSHRYIEAILAETAGQAVAFALFFHNYSTFLTKPGIYLEDLFVLPEYRRQGIGKALISKVAQIAIERDCGRLEWSVLDWNEPAKAFYRSIGASILDDWRICRVTEDALTQLGAVN; encoded by the coding sequence ATGACTTCGTGTAGCAATTTGATTTTGCGTTTTGCTGAACCAACTGATTACAGCGTACTTTTTCAATTAATTCAGGGACTTGCTGAGTATGAAAAATTATCTCATGCTGTCACTGGCGATGCTCTGGCACTTAAGGAGCATTTATTTGGTTCGCACAGATATATAGAAGCGATTTTAGCAGAAACTGCTGGTCAAGCTGTTGCTTTTGCCCTATTTTTTCATAATTATTCAACATTTTTGACCAAGCCCGGAATTTATCTGGAAGACTTATTTGTTTTACCAGAATATCGTAGGCAAGGTATTGGTAAAGCTCTTATTTCTAAAGTAGCCCAGATAGCTATAGAACGTGACTGTGGACGGTTAGAGTGGAGTGTGTTGGATTGGAATGAACCAGCTAAAGCATTCTACCGTAGTATAGGAGCATCTATATTAGATGATTGGCGAATTTGCCGTGTCACAGAAGACGCACTTACTCAGTTAGGGGCTGTCAATTGA
- the petD gene encoding cytochrome b6-f complex subunit IV — protein sequence MATQKKPDLSDPQLRAKLAKGMGHNYYGEPAWPNDLLYVFPIVIMGSFAAIVALAVLDPAMTGEPANPFATPLEILPEWYLYPVFQILRSLPNKLLGVLAMGSVPVGLILVPFIENVNKFQNPFRRPVATTVFLVGTLVTVWLGIGAALPLDKSLTLGLF from the coding sequence ATGGCAACACAAAAAAAACCTGACCTGAGCGATCCTCAGTTAAGAGCCAAACTCGCCAAAGGCATGGGTCACAATTACTATGGTGAACCCGCTTGGCCTAATGACTTACTTTATGTCTTTCCAATCGTGATCATGGGTTCCTTCGCTGCAATTGTGGCTCTAGCTGTGCTAGATCCCGCAATGACCGGTGAACCAGCAAATCCTTTCGCCACACCATTGGAAATTTTACCAGAGTGGTACTTGTATCCAGTCTTCCAAATTTTGCGATCGCTTCCTAACAAACTTTTAGGAGTGTTAGCAATGGGTTCTGTACCAGTTGGGCTAATTCTCGTTCCTTTTATTGAGAACGTCAACAAGTTCCAAAACCCCTTCCGTCGTCCAGTTGCAACCACAGTCTTCCTCGTTGGTACTCTTGTCACCGTGTGGCTGGGTATTGGTGCTGCCTTGCCATTGGATAAATCTTTGACCTTGGGACTATTCTAA